The following coding sequences are from one Eublepharis macularius isolate TG4126 chromosome 19, MPM_Emac_v1.0, whole genome shotgun sequence window:
- the CSAD gene encoding cysteine sulfinic acid decarboxylase isoform X1: MNEQTPGAGLLAQDLRLTMADKDVLLHPGLDKAAGEEFLQEAFQIMLEEGLRKGRDVSEKVCDWKEPEQLQQILDLDLKDSGEPRERLLERCREVIRYSVKTCHPRFFNQLFSGLDPHAFAGQLITDMLNTSQYTYEIAPVFVLMEEVVLKQLRKLIGWEGGDGIFCPGGSISNIYAMNVARYHRFPECKQKGNWELPRLAAFTSEECHYSIQKGASFLGIGTDNVFLVAADENGKMIPADLEKQIHQAKAEKAVPFFVNATCGTTVLGAFDPVAEIAEVCARHKVWLHVDAAWGGSALVSRKHRHLLDGIERADSVAWNPHKMLMTGLQCSAFLLKDSSGLLQRCHCAKATYLFQTDKFYDMSYDRGDKTIQCGRKVDCLKLWLMWKANGTRGLEQRVDRAFAYTRYMADEIKKREGFQLVKEPEFINLCFWFVPPSLRGKEGSIDYTLRLGKVAPTIKERMMKKGSMMVSYQPRGNQVNFFRQVVTNPAVTRADLDFFLDEIERLGKDL, encoded by the exons ACTCCAGGGGCGGGGTTGCTTGCTCAGGACCTGCGGCTGACAATGGCGGACAAAGACGTATTGTTACATCCTGGCTTGGATAAGGCGGCTGGCGAGGAGTTCTTACAGGAAGCGTTCCAGATCATGCTGGAAGAAGGGCTCAGGAAAGGGAGGGATGTCTCTGAAAAG GTGTGTGACTGGAAGGAACCTGAGCAACTGCAGCAAATTCTGGACCTGGATCTAAAAGACAGTGGGGAGCCGCGGGAGAGATTGTTGGAGCGTTGTCGGGAAGTGATCAGATATAGCGTGAAAACAT GTCATCCTCGCTTTTTTAACCAGCTGTTTTCAGGGCTTGATCCTCATGCCTTTGCTGGACAGCTGATCACAGACATGCTGAATACCAGCCA GTATACATATGAAATTGCCCCCGTGTTTGTGCTGATGGAAGAGGTGGTGCTGAAGCAGCTACGGAAGCTGATTGGATGGGAGGGTGGAGATGGGATCTTCTGCCCAG GGGGTTCCATCTCCAACATTTATGCCATGAATGTGGCACGGTACCACCGCTTCCCAGAATGCAAGCAGAAAGGCAACTGGGAATTACCAAGACTGGCAGCATTTACTTCAGAGGAG TGCCATTACTCCATCCAGAAGGGAGCATCTTTCTTGGGGATTGGCACAGACAACGTTTTCCTGGTTGCGGCTGATGAAAA TGGGAAAATGATCCCTGCTGATCTGGAGAAACAGATCCACCAGGCCAAAGCTGAG aaGGCTGTTCCCTTCTTTGTTAACGCCACCTGCGGCACCACCGTCTTGGGGGCCTTTGATCCCGTGGCTGAGATTGCAGAAGTGTGTGCAAGGCACAAAGTCTGGCTACATGTGGAT GCTGCGTGGGGTGGCAGCGCCCTCGTCTCTCGAAAACACCGGCACCTTTTGGATGGAATTGAGAG GGCTGACTCTGTGGCTTGGAACCCACACAAGATGCTTATGACAGGGCTGCAGTGTTCAGCTTTCCTGCTTAAAGACAGCTCT GGTCTGTTGCAGAGGTGCCACTGTGCCAAAGCGACCTACCTCTTCCAGACTGACAAGTTCTACGACATGTCTTACGACCGGGGGGACAAAACCATCCAGTGTGGACGGAAAGTAGACTGCCTCAAGCTGTGGTTGATGTGGAAGGCCAACGGCACCAGGGGCTTGGAGCAGAGAGTAGACAGGGCTTTTGCCTACACTAG GTATATGGCTGATGAGATTAAGAAGAGAGAAGGCTTTCAGCTAGTTAAAGAG ccAGAGTTTATCAATCTGTGTTTTTGGTTCGTGCCACCCAGCCTACGGGGAAAGGAAGGATCCATTGATTATACTCTTAGACTGGGAAAG GTGGCTCCTACTATAAAGGAACGGATGATGAAGAAAGGGTCCATGATGGTGAGCTACCAGCCTCGTGGTAACCAGGTCAACTTCTTCCGTCAGGTGGTCACCAACCCTGCGGTCACCAGAGCAGACTTGGACTTCTTCCTAGATGAGATTGAAAGACTTGGCAAGGACCTGTAG
- the CSAD gene encoding cysteine sulfinic acid decarboxylase isoform X2, with protein MADKDVLLHPGLDKAAGEEFLQEAFQIMLEEGLRKGRDVSEKVCDWKEPEQLQQILDLDLKDSGEPRERLLERCREVIRYSVKTCHPRFFNQLFSGLDPHAFAGQLITDMLNTSQYTYEIAPVFVLMEEVVLKQLRKLIGWEGGDGIFCPGGSISNIYAMNVARYHRFPECKQKGNWELPRLAAFTSEECHYSIQKGASFLGIGTDNVFLVAADENGKMIPADLEKQIHQAKAEKAVPFFVNATCGTTVLGAFDPVAEIAEVCARHKVWLHVDAAWGGSALVSRKHRHLLDGIERADSVAWNPHKMLMTGLQCSAFLLKDSSGLLQRCHCAKATYLFQTDKFYDMSYDRGDKTIQCGRKVDCLKLWLMWKANGTRGLEQRVDRAFAYTRYMADEIKKREGFQLVKEPEFINLCFWFVPPSLRGKEGSIDYTLRLGKVAPTIKERMMKKGSMMVSYQPRGNQVNFFRQVVTNPAVTRADLDFFLDEIERLGKDL; from the exons ATGGCGGACAAAGACGTATTGTTACATCCTGGCTTGGATAAGGCGGCTGGCGAGGAGTTCTTACAGGAAGCGTTCCAGATCATGCTGGAAGAAGGGCTCAGGAAAGGGAGGGATGTCTCTGAAAAG GTGTGTGACTGGAAGGAACCTGAGCAACTGCAGCAAATTCTGGACCTGGATCTAAAAGACAGTGGGGAGCCGCGGGAGAGATTGTTGGAGCGTTGTCGGGAAGTGATCAGATATAGCGTGAAAACAT GTCATCCTCGCTTTTTTAACCAGCTGTTTTCAGGGCTTGATCCTCATGCCTTTGCTGGACAGCTGATCACAGACATGCTGAATACCAGCCA GTATACATATGAAATTGCCCCCGTGTTTGTGCTGATGGAAGAGGTGGTGCTGAAGCAGCTACGGAAGCTGATTGGATGGGAGGGTGGAGATGGGATCTTCTGCCCAG GGGGTTCCATCTCCAACATTTATGCCATGAATGTGGCACGGTACCACCGCTTCCCAGAATGCAAGCAGAAAGGCAACTGGGAATTACCAAGACTGGCAGCATTTACTTCAGAGGAG TGCCATTACTCCATCCAGAAGGGAGCATCTTTCTTGGGGATTGGCACAGACAACGTTTTCCTGGTTGCGGCTGATGAAAA TGGGAAAATGATCCCTGCTGATCTGGAGAAACAGATCCACCAGGCCAAAGCTGAG aaGGCTGTTCCCTTCTTTGTTAACGCCACCTGCGGCACCACCGTCTTGGGGGCCTTTGATCCCGTGGCTGAGATTGCAGAAGTGTGTGCAAGGCACAAAGTCTGGCTACATGTGGAT GCTGCGTGGGGTGGCAGCGCCCTCGTCTCTCGAAAACACCGGCACCTTTTGGATGGAATTGAGAG GGCTGACTCTGTGGCTTGGAACCCACACAAGATGCTTATGACAGGGCTGCAGTGTTCAGCTTTCCTGCTTAAAGACAGCTCT GGTCTGTTGCAGAGGTGCCACTGTGCCAAAGCGACCTACCTCTTCCAGACTGACAAGTTCTACGACATGTCTTACGACCGGGGGGACAAAACCATCCAGTGTGGACGGAAAGTAGACTGCCTCAAGCTGTGGTTGATGTGGAAGGCCAACGGCACCAGGGGCTTGGAGCAGAGAGTAGACAGGGCTTTTGCCTACACTAG GTATATGGCTGATGAGATTAAGAAGAGAGAAGGCTTTCAGCTAGTTAAAGAG ccAGAGTTTATCAATCTGTGTTTTTGGTTCGTGCCACCCAGCCTACGGGGAAAGGAAGGATCCATTGATTATACTCTTAGACTGGGAAAG GTGGCTCCTACTATAAAGGAACGGATGATGAAGAAAGGGTCCATGATGGTGAGCTACCAGCCTCGTGGTAACCAGGTCAACTTCTTCCGTCAGGTGGTCACCAACCCTGCGGTCACCAGAGCAGACTTGGACTTCTTCCTAGATGAGATTGAAAGACTTGGCAAGGACCTGTAG